The following are from one region of the Gossypium hirsutum isolate 1008001.06 chromosome D03, Gossypium_hirsutum_v2.1, whole genome shotgun sequence genome:
- the LOC107949588 gene encoding ras-related protein RHN1 isoform X1: protein MARPGTRIIQAKLVLVGDMGTGKTSLVLRFVKGQFFHHQEATIGAAFFTQILSVSEATVKFDIWDTAGQERYHSLAPMYYRGAAAAIVVYDISTMDTFARAKKWVQELQKQGNPKLVMALVGNKSDLDSKREVQVEEGEEFAQENGMLFMETSAKTAENVNELFYEIAKKLATASPPNPSGVTLNHEETQERRGKLFCCIG, encoded by the exons ATGGCAAGACCTGGTACCAGGATCATACAAGCCAAGCTG GTGCTTGTAGGAGACATGGGAACAGGCAAAACCAGCTTGGTACTAAGATTTGTGAAAGGCCAGTTTTTCCATCACCAG GAAGCAACGATAGGAGCAGCCTTTTTCACTCAGATATTATCAGTAAGTGAAGCCACTGTAAAGTTTGACATTTGGGATACAGCGGGACAAGAAAGATACCATAGTTTAGCTCCCATGTATTATCGAGGTGCTGCTGCTGCCATTGTTGTTTATGATATCTCAACCATG GACACCTTTGCACGAGCAAAGAAATGGGTTCAGGAACTGCAAAAACAAG GAAATCCAAAGTTAGTGATGGCTCTGGTGGGAAACAAATCAGACTTGGACTCAAAAAGAGAGGTTCAAGTTGAG GAAGGAGAAGAATTTGCTCAAGAAAATGGTATGCTTTTCATGGAAACATCAGCAAAAACTGCAGAGAATGTGAATGAGCTCTTCTATGAAATAG CTAAGAAGTTGGCAACAGCTTCCCCTCCCAACCCATCAGGGGTAACTCTAAACCATGAGGAAACACAGGAAAGAAGAGGAAAGCTATTTTGTTGCATAGGTTGA
- the LOC107949588 gene encoding ras-related protein RHN1 isoform X2, which yields MARPGTRIIQAKLVLVGDMGTGKTSLVLRFVKGQFFHHQEATIGAAFFTQILSVSEATVKFDIWDTAGQERYHSLAPMYYRGAAAAIVVYDISTMDTFARAKKWVQELQKQGNPKLVMALVGNKSDLDSKREVQEGEEFAQENGMLFMETSAKTAENVNELFYEIAKKLATASPPNPSGVTLNHEETQERRGKLFCCIG from the exons ATGGCAAGACCTGGTACCAGGATCATACAAGCCAAGCTG GTGCTTGTAGGAGACATGGGAACAGGCAAAACCAGCTTGGTACTAAGATTTGTGAAAGGCCAGTTTTTCCATCACCAG GAAGCAACGATAGGAGCAGCCTTTTTCACTCAGATATTATCAGTAAGTGAAGCCACTGTAAAGTTTGACATTTGGGATACAGCGGGACAAGAAAGATACCATAGTTTAGCTCCCATGTATTATCGAGGTGCTGCTGCTGCCATTGTTGTTTATGATATCTCAACCATG GACACCTTTGCACGAGCAAAGAAATGGGTTCAGGAACTGCAAAAACAAG GAAATCCAAAGTTAGTGATGGCTCTGGTGGGAAACAAATCAGACTTGGACTCAAAAAGAGAGGTTCAA GAAGGAGAAGAATTTGCTCAAGAAAATGGTATGCTTTTCATGGAAACATCAGCAAAAACTGCAGAGAATGTGAATGAGCTCTTCTATGAAATAG CTAAGAAGTTGGCAACAGCTTCCCCTCCCAACCCATCAGGGGTAACTCTAAACCATGAGGAAACACAGGAAAGAAGAGGAAAGCTATTTTGTTGCATAGGTTGA
- the LOC107949588 gene encoding ras-related protein RHN1 isoform X3 encodes MARPGTRIIQAKLVLVGDMGTGKTSLVLRFVKGQFFHHQEATIGAAFFTQILSVSEATVKFDIWDTAGQERYHSLAPMYYRGAAAAIVVYDISTMDTFARAKKWVQELQKQGNPKLVMALVGNKSDLDSKREEGEEFAQENGMLFMETSAKTAENVNELFYEIAKKLATASPPNPSGVTLNHEETQERRGKLFCCIG; translated from the exons ATGGCAAGACCTGGTACCAGGATCATACAAGCCAAGCTG GTGCTTGTAGGAGACATGGGAACAGGCAAAACCAGCTTGGTACTAAGATTTGTGAAAGGCCAGTTTTTCCATCACCAG GAAGCAACGATAGGAGCAGCCTTTTTCACTCAGATATTATCAGTAAGTGAAGCCACTGTAAAGTTTGACATTTGGGATACAGCGGGACAAGAAAGATACCATAGTTTAGCTCCCATGTATTATCGAGGTGCTGCTGCTGCCATTGTTGTTTATGATATCTCAACCATG GACACCTTTGCACGAGCAAAGAAATGGGTTCAGGAACTGCAAAAACAAG GAAATCCAAAGTTAGTGATGGCTCTGGTGGGAAACAAATCAGACTTGGACTCAAAAAGAGAG GAAGGAGAAGAATTTGCTCAAGAAAATGGTATGCTTTTCATGGAAACATCAGCAAAAACTGCAGAGAATGTGAATGAGCTCTTCTATGAAATAG CTAAGAAGTTGGCAACAGCTTCCCCTCCCAACCCATCAGGGGTAACTCTAAACCATGAGGAAACACAGGAAAGAAGAGGAAAGCTATTTTGTTGCATAGGTTGA
- the LOC107949588 gene encoding ras-related protein RHN1 isoform X4 produces MGTGKTSLVLRFVKGQFFHHQEATIGAAFFTQILSVSEATVKFDIWDTAGQERYHSLAPMYYRGAAAAIVVYDISTMDTFARAKKWVQELQKQGNPKLVMALVGNKSDLDSKREVQVEEGEEFAQENGMLFMETSAKTAENVNELFYEIAKKLATASPPNPSGVTLNHEETQERRGKLFCCIG; encoded by the exons ATGGGAACAGGCAAAACCAGCTTGGTACTAAGATTTGTGAAAGGCCAGTTTTTCCATCACCAG GAAGCAACGATAGGAGCAGCCTTTTTCACTCAGATATTATCAGTAAGTGAAGCCACTGTAAAGTTTGACATTTGGGATACAGCGGGACAAGAAAGATACCATAGTTTAGCTCCCATGTATTATCGAGGTGCTGCTGCTGCCATTGTTGTTTATGATATCTCAACCATG GACACCTTTGCACGAGCAAAGAAATGGGTTCAGGAACTGCAAAAACAAG GAAATCCAAAGTTAGTGATGGCTCTGGTGGGAAACAAATCAGACTTGGACTCAAAAAGAGAGGTTCAAGTTGAG GAAGGAGAAGAATTTGCTCAAGAAAATGGTATGCTTTTCATGGAAACATCAGCAAAAACTGCAGAGAATGTGAATGAGCTCTTCTATGAAATAG CTAAGAAGTTGGCAACAGCTTCCCCTCCCAACCCATCAGGGGTAACTCTAAACCATGAGGAAACACAGGAAAGAAGAGGAAAGCTATTTTGTTGCATAGGTTGA
- the LOC107949589 gene encoding protein ALTERED PHOSPHATE STARVATION RESPONSE 1, with protein MGCSQSRIENEEAVARCKERKQFMKEAVAARNAFAAAHSAYAMSLKNTGAALSDYALGEVQNPNLPSPPGPSFVGPPPPLPPQPPVLPPPPPPVSLSGDPVVPIQRSASMPIQMPLKGKQRETSTTTIMEDDEEDDDLDAGGSLVKRKSRNYRGSGSGGRSRREEEEEEDEEEEIVTSTTVQARAMQSQPPQDSTYYYFFPAEGSVPGPSLGVVEEMRVDNGEVERKVFEEMPARIEEEVVEEEKLREEEVVVDKGLKTPVEVEKPVPPISGVGKGSKKGGKMGVGSTVEKRLGKGSFNLLQVFTELDDHFLKASKSAHEVSKLLEATRLHYHSNFADNRGHLDHSQRVMRVITWNRSFKGLKLDNADNANDDFDSEDNETHATVLDKMLAWEKKLYDEVKAGELMKFEYQRKVATLNKLKKRGTNSEALEKAKAAVSHLHTRYIVDMQSMDSTVSEINRLRDQQLYPKLVELVEKMVIMWETMREEHDSQCRIVAILRDHLDLSQSAQETSEHHHERTIQLLAIVQDWHMQFCKLIDHQKEYIKALNNWLRLNLIPIESSLKEKVSSPPRVESPPIQRLIFAWQDKLDKLPDEIARSAINNFAHVIDAIMQHQLDEMKLKEKCEGSQKELKKKQQQFEDWYNKYMQRRTPEELDPTRTDDNSNNDAVTERQLMVEAVKKRLGEEEEAYRILRIQVREKSLVSLKTRLPELFRAMSTIAVACSKMYGELRAISRSRNPNHSS; from the exons ATGGGTTGTTCGCAGTCGAGGATCGAGAACGAAGAAGCCGTTGCCCGATGCAAAGAGCGGAAACAATTCATGAAAGAAGCGGTTGCCGCCCGCAACGCCTTTGCCGCCGCCCACTCTGCTTATGCTATGTCCTTAAAGAACACTGGCGCCGCCTTAAGCGATTACGCCCTCGGGGAGGTCCAGAACCCAAATCTCCCTTCTCCCCCTGGCCCCTCCTTCGTCGGTCCTCCCCCTCCTCTGCCGCCGCAACCACCTGTCTTACCTCCGCCTCCTCCTCCCGTCAGTCTTTCCGGCGATCCGGTCGTTCCGATCCAACGCTCCGCTAGTATGCCCATACAGATGCCCTTGAAAGGAAAGCAAAGGGAGACGTCGACCACCACCATCATGGAAGATGACGAGGAGGACGATGACCTGGACGCCGGTGGTTCGTTGGTTAAGCGAAAATCCCGGAATTATAGGGGAAGTGGTAGTGGCGGTAGGAGTAggagagaggaggaggaggaagaggaCGAAGAGGAGGAAATAGTGACGTCTACCACCGTTCAGGCGCGTGCAATGCAATCACAGCCGCCCCAGGATTCGACTTACTATTACTTCTTTCCAGCGGAAGGTAGTGTACCTGGACCAAGTTTAGGGGTGGTGGAAGAAATGAGGGTGGATAACGGAGAGGTTGAAAGGAAGGTATTTGAGGAAATGCCGGCAAGAATTGAGGAAGAGGTGGTGGAGGAGGAGAAGCTGAGGGAGGAGGAGGTGGTTGTGGACAAGGGACTAAAGACGCCAGTGGAGGTGGAGAAGCCGGTGCCACCGATATCTGGGGTAGGGAAAGGGAGTAAGAAGGGTGGGAAAATGGGGGTTGGTAGTACAGTAGAGAAGAGGTTGGGTAAGGGGAGTTTTAATTTGTTGCAGGTGTTTACTGAGCTTGATGATCATTTCTTGAAGGCCTCAAAGAGTGCCCATGAGGTTTCCAAGTTATTGGAAGCTACTAGGTTGCATTATCACTCTAATTTTGCTGATAATCGAG GACACCTTGATCACTCGCAGAGAGTAATGCGTGTTATTACTTGGAACCGTTCATTTAAAGGACTTAAATTAGACAATGCTGATAACGCAAACGATGACTTTGATTCAGAGGATAATGAGACTCATGCCACTGTGTTGGATAAAATGCTTGCATGGGAAAAAAAGCTTTATGATGAAGTGAag GCTGGTGAGCTTATGAAGTTTGAGTACCAAAGGAAGGTTGCCACTCTAAACAAACTAAAGAAACGAGGTACCAACTCTGAGGCACTCGAAAAGGCAAAAGCAGCAGTAAGTCATCTGCACACCAGATATATTGTCGACATGCAATCCATGGATTCTACAGTTTCAGAGATAAATCGATTACGAGATCAGCAGCTCTATCCAAAACTCGTTGAGCTTGTCGAGAA GATGGTGATAATGTGGGAAACCATGAGAGAAGAACACGACAGCCAATGTAGGATAGTGGCTATACTGAGGGATCATCTGGACCTCTCTCAATCGGCACAGGAAACAAGCGAGCATCACCATGAGCGTACGATCCAGCTGTTAGCAATTGTGCAGGATTGGCACATGCAGTTTTGTAAGCTTATAGACCACCAGAAAGAGTACATAAAAGCCCTGAACAATTGGTTAAGGCTAAATCTCATTCCCATCGAAAGCAGCCTGAAGGAGAAAGTTTCTTCACCTCCAAGGGTCGAAAGTCCACCTATTCAGAGGCTTATCTTTGCTTGGCAGGACAAACTTGACAAACTTCCAGATGAGATTGCGAGAAGTGCTATTAATAACTTTGCTCATGTGATTGACGCTATCATGCAGCATCAACTAGATGAAATGAAGCTGAAGGAAAAATGCGAGGGATCTCAGAAGGAGCTCAAAAAGAAGCAACAGCAGTTTGAGGATTGGTACAATAAATATATGCAGCGAAGAACACCGGAGGAGTTGGATCCAACGAGGACAGACGACAACTCTAACAATGATGCTGTTACTGAAAGGCAACTTATGGTGGAAGCAGTGAAAAAGAGGTTGGGAGAAGAGGAAGAGGCGTACAGGATTTTACGTATTCAGGTGAGGGAGAAGTCTTTAGTGAGCCTTAAAACTCGGTTGCCAGAGCTCTTCAGAGCAATGTCAACTATTGCCGTTGCTTGTTCAAAAATGTATGGGGAGTTAAGGGCCATATCACGTTCAAGGAATCCAAATCATAGCTCATAA